From Psychrobacillus sp. FSL K6-2836, a single genomic window includes:
- a CDS encoding L-threonine 3-dehydrogenase — protein sequence MKKIMVTGALGQIGSELITKLRKEYGPENILATDIRHLASPVSESGPFEILDVTDGEKMYQLAKDFNADTMIHMAALLSATAEAKPLLAWNLNMGGLVNALEASRELGLQFFTPSSIGAFGPSTPKKNTPQDTLQRPTTMYGVNKVSGELLCDYYFNKFGVDTRGVRFPGLISNETLPGGGTTDYAVDIYYKAIQTGQYTSYINAGTYMDMMYMPDALQAIVDLMEADGSKLIHRNAFNVTAMSFEPEQIAASIRKEIPTFTLDYEVDPVRQAIANSWPDSIDATAAKEEWGFSYKYDLDAMTKDMLTKLAAKKAAETL from the coding sequence ATGAAGAAGATTATGGTTACCGGAGCTTTAGGACAAATCGGGTCTGAGTTAATAACCAAATTGCGAAAAGAATATGGTCCAGAAAATATACTAGCAACAGATATTAGACATTTAGCTTCACCTGTATCGGAAAGCGGTCCTTTTGAAATTTTAGATGTGACAGACGGAGAAAAAATGTATCAGCTTGCGAAGGATTTCAATGCGGATACGATGATCCATATGGCTGCTCTTTTATCAGCAACAGCTGAAGCAAAACCTTTACTTGCCTGGAATTTGAATATGGGTGGGTTAGTGAATGCATTAGAAGCTTCCCGGGAACTTGGTTTGCAGTTCTTTACTCCAAGCTCTATCGGAGCATTTGGACCATCTACACCTAAAAAAAACACACCTCAGGACACACTACAGCGTCCAACAACTATGTACGGTGTGAACAAAGTATCTGGTGAACTACTATGTGATTATTACTTTAATAAGTTTGGAGTAGATACACGCGGAGTACGTTTCCCAGGACTAATCTCCAATGAAACCTTACCTGGTGGTGGAACGACCGATTATGCGGTGGATATTTACTATAAGGCAATACAAACAGGACAATACACGTCGTATATTAATGCAGGAACATATATGGATATGATGTATATGCCTGACGCGCTACAGGCGATTGTAGACTTAATGGAAGCAGATGGAAGTAAGCTAATCCACCGTAACGCATTCAATGTAACAGCAATGAGCTTTGAGCCTGAGCAAATTGCAGCTTCTATTCGAAAGGAAATACCGACGTTCACACTGGACTATGAAGTGGATCCAGTTCGTCAAGCAATAGCGAATAGCTGGCCAGATTCTATCGATGCAACAGCGGCGAAGGAAGAATGGGGCTTTTCGTATAAATACGATTTAGATGCAATGACGAAGGATATGTTAACTAAACTGGCAGCAAAAAAAGCGGCGGAAACCTTATAA
- a CDS encoding NUDIX domain-containing protein: MFMRNSAKAVIIKDDKLLTIKLYENDETYYILPGGGQEPGENLQQTIERECMEELGAEVTIGELLFVREYIGKNHELSAKHGKYHQIEFMFLCSVDRDRFENGVIPDQGQVGIEWLSIQSLMEHNFFPKALRVHIISYLNNGKAPIYVGDIN, encoded by the coding sequence ATGTTTATGAGAAACTCTGCAAAGGCAGTTATAATCAAAGACGATAAACTGTTGACGATTAAATTATATGAAAACGACGAAACATATTATATTTTGCCAGGTGGAGGTCAAGAGCCAGGTGAGAATCTTCAGCAAACAATTGAAAGGGAATGCATGGAGGAGTTGGGTGCGGAGGTTACAATTGGTGAATTATTATTTGTACGTGAATATATCGGAAAAAACCATGAATTATCTGCAAAACATGGTAAATATCATCAAATAGAATTTATGTTTTTATGTAGCGTTGATCGGGACCGATTTGAAAACGGTGTAATACCAGACCAAGGACAAGTAGGGATAGAATGGCTATCTATACAGTCATTAATGGAACATAATTTTTTCCCAAAAGCATTGAGAGTACATATAATTTCTTATTTAAATAATGGGAAAGCTCCTATTTATGTTGGGGATATTAATTGA
- a CDS encoding glycine C-acetyltransferase, with the protein MSNVLNNFLSENLNELKSQGLYNEIDPVEGPNGAKISVKGSELINLSSNNYLGLATNPELKQIAKDAVDKYGVGAGAVRTINGTLDLHVKLEQKLAEFKGTEAAISYQSGFNCNMAAISAVMDKNDAILSDQLNHASIIDGCRLSRAKIIPFNHSDMDDLRAKAKAATESGQYNKVMVITDGVFSMDGDIAKLPEIVAIAKEFDLITYVDDAHGSGVTGKGKGTVKQFGLEKEIDFQIGTLSKAIGVVGGYVAGKKDLIDWLKVRSRPFLFSTALPPGDVAAITAAVQMIIDSTELHDKLWENGDYLKAGLSKLGFDIGASETPITPCIIGDEKLTQAFSKRLFEEGVYAKSIVFPTVPKGTGRVRNMPTAAHTKEMLDEAIAVYEKVGRELGVIK; encoded by the coding sequence ATGTCTAACGTATTAAATAACTTTTTATCCGAAAACTTAAATGAATTAAAAAGCCAAGGTTTATATAATGAAATCGACCCTGTAGAAGGTCCAAATGGGGCGAAAATAAGTGTAAAAGGCTCTGAGCTCATTAATCTATCATCTAATAACTATTTAGGACTTGCGACAAATCCAGAGCTTAAACAAATTGCCAAAGATGCAGTGGACAAGTATGGAGTTGGAGCAGGAGCTGTACGTACGATTAATGGTACGCTGGATCTTCATGTGAAGTTAGAGCAAAAGCTAGCTGAATTCAAAGGAACAGAAGCTGCTATATCGTACCAATCAGGCTTCAACTGTAATATGGCAGCAATTTCTGCAGTGATGGACAAAAACGATGCAATACTGTCGGACCAACTAAACCATGCATCTATTATTGACGGATGTCGACTGTCACGTGCGAAAATTATCCCGTTTAATCACTCTGACATGGATGATTTACGTGCAAAAGCAAAGGCAGCAACAGAGTCTGGACAATACAATAAAGTAATGGTAATTACAGACGGTGTTTTCTCCATGGATGGAGATATTGCAAAGCTTCCAGAAATCGTGGCAATTGCAAAGGAATTTGATCTAATCACTTATGTAGATGATGCACATGGCTCAGGCGTAACTGGTAAAGGAAAGGGAACCGTGAAGCAATTCGGTTTAGAAAAAGAAATCGACTTCCAAATTGGTACACTTTCCAAGGCCATCGGAGTCGTAGGTGGATACGTTGCGGGTAAAAAGGATTTAATCGACTGGTTAAAGGTTCGTTCACGTCCATTTTTATTCTCCACAGCATTACCACCTGGTGATGTAGCGGCAATAACGGCAGCAGTTCAAATGATTATCGATTCCACTGAATTGCACGACAAGCTTTGGGAAAACGGTGACTACTTAAAAGCAGGTTTATCGAAACTTGGCTTTGACATCGGTGCATCCGAAACACCAATCACACCATGTATTATCGGAGACGAAAAACTAACTCAGGCCTTCTCCAAACGACTATTTGAAGAAGGTGTCTATGCAAAATCTATTGTTTTCCCAACTGTACCAAAAGGAACAGGTCGCGTACGCAACATGCCAACCGCAGCTCATACAAAAGAAATGTTGGATGAAGCCATAGCTGTTTACGAGAAGGTTGGTAGGGAGCTTGGGGTAATTAAATAA
- a CDS encoding sigma-70 family RNA polymerase sigma factor, whose amino-acid sequence MDGRILAMEEDKDQWLNELMELYGEPLTNLVYTYTKDWGRSQEIVQDVFVNCYRDFHKRHTIRSYKAWIYKITINRAKDYYKTSWFKRVFLVEKLPERAPSSSLVENVLIEKENDTRLAESVLNLKEKYRIVILLYYYEELGVREIASILGCNENTVKTRLKRGREQLEKMLREVDLHG is encoded by the coding sequence GTGGATGGTAGGATATTGGCTATGGAAGAAGATAAAGATCAATGGCTAAATGAGTTGATGGAGTTATACGGGGAACCTTTAACCAATTTAGTTTACACATACACAAAGGACTGGGGGAGATCTCAAGAGATTGTTCAGGATGTGTTCGTTAACTGTTATAGAGATTTTCATAAGCGACATACCATTCGTTCTTACAAGGCTTGGATTTATAAAATCACGATAAATCGTGCCAAAGATTATTATAAAACATCATGGTTTAAACGAGTGTTTTTGGTAGAAAAGTTGCCAGAGAGAGCGCCTTCCTCGTCTCTAGTGGAGAATGTTCTTATTGAAAAAGAGAATGACACCAGACTGGCGGAATCTGTATTAAACCTAAAAGAGAAATATAGGATTGTTATTCTACTTTATTATTACGAAGAATTAGGGGTTAGGGAAATTGCTTCTATACTTGGCTGCAATGAAAACACGGTGAAAACGAGACTTAAACGAGGGAGAGAGCAGCTTGAAAAAATGCTGAGGGAGGTGGATTTACATGGATGA